The genomic DNA caatcttaaaaacataatactttgtcatattcttattcctgttgaataacattattattatacttagaccttcgtctagacccagctatttataagataaataaatattgaaaaaaatcaaagctaagaccaatctttaaaattaaacccagttaaaatgcttcggtttagagagttgtctttactctacatccagttctcttaaaatacaaattaagcaaaagattaatctaaaagcttagacaccagcatctcccaaaatataaaaccctgtgataaggcatacaaaaacgtaaaattaataaaaggcgtaaatattcagatctgaatggtacgcgccttaaaaaccccaaaataacaacaacaacaacaacaacgttattctacatcaatgatattgtggcgtctttgttaatattgtttgtctgtttttatcgtttctaataatttcctattttgaaataactgcatgggtctagagcaaaaactacaccatatttaaagactgggcgttgtggcatgcgcctgtaatccaatctatgtggggaagttacaaattgatgcagaggttcgaggttcgagccctggtcacgtctttcggatggtgacgttaaaggtcggtcccagacgtaaataatcatatctgattgagacacgtctgacaaaactcaaacacacacgtttgccccctggaaagattaaacctcaagatgttaattgacctgaatccaccgacgggacagcctaactccgtaactctggtacgggtgtgggaggaggctcttctttctttgcctgtctctctcagtcatttcaaatcagtttttttcctatcttatcacttcttgatcacattaatcctctctctctctctctctctttacttaacgggtcaatataaccccagaaaatatatcttagccactgagattattggaattgtaactaataaaaaaagaatgctGAATATACTACAAATGGTgtttggtacactgaaaattaaaagtaccgaagaacttgttaaaacgttatcccctcttgttagaatgattttcttttatatgatatctcatagatcgtcgatcaacaaccttatcgtttaggggaagtaatccccatattgtgtgctgatatctttttcctcagttttttgttttatatgtatttaaaggttttgtgtttttttcataaaaaaggaatgaatatacaagaaataataataataataaacaagtggaatgcctctgaccgtctcacctgcatcacgcgattcaacatagcagcagtgctgactttgaaaactactataactcgcacaagatgttaagtgatacttggttactcttatttccacgttttatgaactagaccattacacttacagagataggatggtaattcaacaaatacccccaatgtggccaaaattcattgacctcacatgacctttgaccttgatcatgtgacctgaaacttgcacatgatattcagtgatactttattactcttatgtccaagtttcatgaatcagatccaaaacctttttaagttttgattgtaattcatcagataccccctaatcggccaaagttcattgaccctaaatgacctttgaccttggtcatgtgacatgaaattctAAAAGGATGTTAAGTActacttgattaactttattgccaagtttcatgaactaggttcatatactttctaagttatgatgtcatttcagaaacttaaccttaggttaagatttgatgttgacgccgccgccgtcgccgtcggaaaagcggcgcctatagtctcactctgctatgcaggtgagacaaaaagatgtaatgaaaataatactaaataaaattgctaccctacttctcatacagtgggtgacaaaaatagtcaatcattaCTTATTGCCAAattaaaaacatggaatggttatcccctcttgttagaatgtttttcttttatataagatatcatagatcgtcaatcaacaactttatcgttttcgggaagtaatcaccctattgtttactgatatcttatttctcattttttttcatatgtattttaatgttttgatatttaggttttttcatagaaaaaaggaaggaatatacaaaaaattattttttttaaaggacaagtccaccccaacaaaaacttgatttgaataaaaagagaaaaattcaacaagcataacactgaacatttcatcaaaatcggatgtaaaataagaaagttatggcattttaatgtttcgcttcatttcacaaaacagttatatgcacatctcggtcggtatgcaaatgaggaactgatgacatcactcactcactatttcttttgtattttcctaaatgaaatatgaaacatatttattttttcgtcattgtcatgtgaaatgaagtttcattcctccctgcaacacgtggatatttattattttaacattttgtgctttaggcaaggaggtcctaatcgtcaaattcgtaaaaattgaaataatgtataattcaaacaatgaaaaccaaaagaaatagtaagtgacatcatctactctctcatttggatgtagctgaatggctcgttcatataactattttgttaaaaataagcaaaactttgaaatgtcataactttttttattttacatccgatttttatgaaattttcagcattgtgcttatctgatttttctctattgattcaaatcaacattttctgaagaggactagacctttaatagttgcagggtctttgtttttttttttttggttgtttttaatgacttttataactctgtctgacagaaagactactctacatttccatgttattcaacataaataggatcgtgggtctttgttttttatcattattataatttttgaaataaatgggtctggaaaaaagactttggacttatattatatttttttaattaaccgggtctggaaaaaaaatcgcatttttgtgctatattaacacattactataaagtttcagcttttagttaacgggtctggagcaaagactattcttgattttcaatttaccattagcgtctggagaaaagactaagctcgattctcatttttattccactggaatatcattaatgtatctcatttgggactaaaattataatttttggaataaccgggtctggaaaaaagattttggattcatatcatgatttatgaaacaacagggtcttgaaaaagactttgggcttgcattattatattttaaacaaccgggtctggaataaagactttggacttatattatcatttttgaaacaatcgggtctggaataaagacttttggctcatatgattatttttaaacaaccgggtctggaataaagactttggacttatattattattttttgaacaaccgggtctggaataaagacttttgatttataatataatttttgtctcacctgcgaagcagagtgagactataggcgccgcttttccgacggcgacggcggcggcgtcaacatcaaatcttaacctgaggttaagtttttgaaatgacgtcataacttagaaagtatatggacctagttaataaaacttggccctaaggttattcaagtattactgaacatcctattagagtttcatgtcacatgaccaaggtcaaaggtcatttagggtcaatgaacttagaccatgttggagggatcaacatcgaaatcttaacctgaggttaagtttttgaaatgtcatcataacttagaaaatatatggacctagttcatgaaactttgacataaggttaatcaagtatagctgaacatcctgcatgagtttcacgtcacatgtccaaggtcaaaggtcatttagggtcaatgaactttggccgaattgcggatatctgttgaattcccatcataactttgaaagtttatggatctgattcatgaaacttggacatcatagtaatcaagcatcactgaacattttgtgcaaatttcaggtcacatgaccaaggtcaaaggtcaatgaactttggccgaactgggtgtatctgttgaattaccatcataactttgaaagtttatggatctgattcatgaaacttgtacataagagtaatcaagtatcactgaacatcatgtgcgagtttcaggtcacatgatcaaggtcacaggtcatgtaaggtcaatgaactttggccatgttggggttttttgttgaataaccatcatatctctgtaagtttattggtctagttcataaaaagtggacataagagtaaccatgtatcactgaacatcttgtgcgagttagagtagtattcaaagtcagcactgctgctatattgaaccgcgtggtgcaggtgagacggccagaggcattccacttgttgaaataacagggtctggaaaaagactttggatttatattataatttttgaaacaacccggtctgaagaaaagactttggacttatattatcatttttgaaacaattgggtctggaataaacacttttggatcatatgattatttatgaaataacagggtctggaaaaagattttggatttatattataatttttgaaacaaccgggtctggaataaagactttggacttatattattattttctaaacaaccgggtctggaataaagactttaggctcatattattattttctaaacaaccgggtctggaataaagactttgggctcatattattatttttaaacaaccgggtctggaataaagactttgggctcatattattattttcgaaacaaccgggtctggaataaagacttttgatttatattataatttttcaaacaaccgggCTTGGAacaaagactttggacttatattataattgttaattaaccaggaaatgagactttgcacttttgtgctaaatgaatgcattaatatacgattttagcttagaacggattagcaaaaaatcccttcaaatttattacatttgtgggtaaagtcattattacatttgtgggcgatcaaaagttattacatttgtgggtaaagtgcattattgcatttgtgggtgaaattattacatttgtgggtaaagtgttattacatttgtgggcgttattacatttgtgggtaaagtgttattacatttgtgggcgttattacatttgtgggtaaagtgttattacatttgtgggcgattattacatttgtgggtgtaacacccccccccccctcttttagTAAATTACTGGATCCGCCTCTGCCAATGATAAATGTCTTTGAAAACATCGAAATGAATTGTTATgtaaatttttttcatgtacaatcGAAGATCGGGTGACAAAATCATTACAAGTACTTCAAGCAATCAAGATACTTTACAAGCTATCGGATCAACCAAATATTGCCAAATGTCTCGGATATTGTAAAGAACAAGGTAAGTGAAGCATCTTGGTTAATACTGACGTTCAAAATAACATTTCTGAAAGACAGTGAAAGGTATCCTTATTTAAATAACCGGTATAGTGCTTATTGACCGCTTTCCACGTCAGAGGAACCCTATCGAGCGAGAGTTGGTAACTTAAAGGGAGATGGCAAAGTGCAAATTCTAGTAATGGGCAAAATGCCCccaacagatacatgtacatgatgtaggaGGAGATGGGTAGCGATGAGGTCTTCTTACCCCTCATGTGGCAACCAGAAATTCAATGAAACAGTTTAAAAGTAATAATTCTGCAAATACAAAGCAGAAGCCGATGGTTTACTAACCCTATGTCGTCACGGAGTTAACCTTTCTCTATCGATCTACTATTCATGTAGGTAGTATTCTATATGAGTTCATCTCAGGGGGTACACTCCTTACCCATCTACAGACTTCAGGGGTGCAATCTCAACCTACGTACAGTAATCTCAAACCAAACGGTGTTCGTATTGATGAGGGTACCCTACTTAACTTGGCTTGGCAGGTTGCTAAAGGAATGCAGTTTCTTGCATCTAAAAAGGTAATTTAACTTATTGATATTCCAACTTAGATTGTGATTAAATGGGGTTTGATAAGTGATTGCTGAATCTATGACCTTCACGCATATTAATAAAGACACTCAGACTGGAGCTGATATGAaagattttaagaaaaataaggaggaaaaaaagaatttttagagttatgattttttttttatttttacgtTTGGAAATCGACCGAAAATATATACCTCAAGAAAACATTCTGAATTTTTGAGAAAGATCCgacattaatcatttaaatggAGGGTTTCGCGGCAAGGATATTTCCTTATAATGTTTGTTgtattcatcatttttcaatTTAGATTATTCACGGAACTCTCTGTGCTCACAATGTGTTACTAGGAGAACGAAAACAGTGTAAGATATCAGATTATGGATTATCCAACTCACTGTTTTCTGACCAAAGCGTAAGTATGATGAACCATCTAATATGACATTTTCGGCAGAATAATGAATGTATATCTAAAGATGCTGGGAATATACcaaacaagaaatgaaaatcAGTAAGAGGCGAAATCGTGTTAATGTGGCTCATGTAGCTCGGCATTGTTTTGAACTTCGAACTATCAGGATGAATTAGATGTTGTGTTCTTTTCAAGTAAGTGCATTTGGTCTGTATAAACAATAGTCAATAAAGATATGGATATATCAAACAATCTGCTAGTTCAGATAATATCATTcaaattcattgaaataaatcatcGAATTGAACATGAAATTACCAAATGATAAAACAGGAGCAATTGCCCCAAATCGCTCCGTTtgagaatttgattttcaatctTTAAAAGCTTATTCCTTTGCATTAGGAGCCTATAAGAGCTAAATTTGTTGTGGGGGTAAATCAAAGGTTACACgccacaaaatgttgaaaaatttgTGGGAGTGATGACTtttattaggggggggggacaaaatgcaccccttaaaaaAATCCTAGATCCGCTGATATCTAccgcaaaaaaaaagtttgttccTAAATGAAATACGCTAACTTTTTTAGTACGTTTCTTTTCTTAGAAAGCCACAAGATGGAGTTCACCAGAAACCATGGTAACGAGTGACCCAACAACAGATGGAGACATCTGGTCTTTTGGTATCGTTTTGTGGGAAATCGTAACGTTAGGTAAGGAATAGAAAGATATTGAAATATAAGTATATTTAACAAAATGTTGTATCATGTATAGAGAGCAAAAtttatgttcttttttattccggtgtgttggctcaggtAGAGCGTCCGCAACACAAGATAAGACCAAAATACGTTATAAGTTGGGAGTTGCTGCTATCATGTTTGGCGCTCAACGATTCAAGGGATAAAACTAcgttgatctggcgctgcactTTTTAATTAGGAAAAACGAATTTCCAGAGCATTTTAGTTTCAGAATTTTATTTCGATCAATGAATTATGGATTATTTTGATGTTGTTGATATAatatttctgacattttcagtTACAATGATAATTAGACAATGGAACATCATTGTCATTTATATCAGCTATGAAATAGCGTGTCAGGTTAAGCAACTAAAAATATCGTATTGTCAAAGAATTGTTGTGCTTAATATCATGCTTTAGGATACATCTTTAGTCCTGTTAGACCGTCTACCATTTACAATGCATTGCATCGAATCTTGTTCTTATCTTCTTCTGATGTTGATAGGTGCGAGGCCATATCCTAATATGACGTTTACCACTGTCCAGACGGAGGTTGCTAACGGTTACCAGATGCCACGCCCTCGCCACTGTGCACAAGAAGTGTAAATTTCAGTTTTACTTATCCTAACCTTCAACAATAAATGCTtttgaagaaaatgtaaaaaaagtacacaagttgatcattatgatgataatagatCAATCACTTAATTActacacatgtttttttttcttaaaggacaaatcaaccccaacaaaaagttgatttgaataaaaagagaaatatccaacaagcataacactgaaaatttcattaaaaatcggatgtaaaataagaaagttatgacattttaaaattttgctatAATTACACTAAACAgttattaaattcaattcaattcaatttatttaaccAAAGCattaaaatacaataacataatacacatacataaaatacaatatttacattggtacaataaataaaatgcttGGCAGGAAGCAGCCAGAAAGTAAAAGACCCTTATAACGGCCGACCTTACAATATATCATAAATGTTGTAAAAGTACTTAagacaaaataatacaatagaaatacaaaacaaaacaaaaaaggggggggggcatcacaTGATAATTGGTAAAAATGATTTCTTTGGATCTTTtcttaaataaattaaaagattgaACCTCCTTAAGTGGAGATGGTAGAGAATTCCAAATGACTGGTCCTTGatgaataacattttttttagaaaaagatGTACGTATGAGAGGATGAAAGTCAGAAGCACTCCTAGTACTATGTTTATGAATATTAcaatttaaatcaaaatatgtAAGTAATGACTCGGGGGGACGTTTTTTTGACATAGGTACATAAAAATTCCAATCTGATACACATACAAATCATTGAATCGCATTATTTTGAgtgaagaaaatatagaaaatatagaTGATGTATGGGCAAGAAATGTGGCATGGTCAATAATTCTAACTGCGCGTTTTTGCAATTTAAAAATCATCTCAAAggagttatatgcacatcctggtgggtatgcaaatgaggagaccgatgacgtcatccactcactatttctttcttattttaaatccgattttgatgaaattttctgcgttttgcttgtttgatttttctctatttattaaaataaacattttcgtggggcggacttgacctttaaactaaaatagaaagaaaagtaCAAAGACTCCTAATTAAATGATTTAacataattcattacaataGCGGGCGACATAAATAATAGTATGTTAAATGTAATGTGATTTTGATGAGATATAGTATTGATCTGATAAATAATATTGACAAAAATTGAAGGTATCCTACTCTGTTCAGAACAGTAATGcgtttctttatttttgaattatCTGTCTTTTTGAAT from Lytechinus variegatus isolate NC3 chromosome 8, Lvar_3.0, whole genome shotgun sequence includes the following:
- the LOC121420822 gene encoding tyrosine-protein kinase receptor Tie-1-like — translated: MIQSGDRAYTALKLDPSHSFVIARENVTFFTRLGSIGRGDFGEVWKGDLRLKRDHLDVVIRQIPDRVTKSLQVLQAIKILYKLSDQPNIAKCLGYCKEQGSILYEFISGGTLLTHLQTSGVQSQPTYSNLKPNGVRIDEGTLLNLAWQVAKGMQFLASKKIIHGTLCAHNVLLGERKQCKISDYGLSNSLFSDQSKATRWSSPETMVTSDPTTDGDIWSFGIVLWEIVTLGARPYPNMTFTTVQTEVANGYQMPRPRHCAQEVYAIMTGCWEKDPTNRTNFDRILKDLERILEKTHSYLSLNDLDERLYASAIEI